CAGCGCACAAAACAACGaggaatttcattttgattggTTTTTTAGTTTCTTTGTTCTTTGCAAAAGATGCGAACGGAGACTGATGTTTTGATGCAATTCTCCGAatgtttttatacaaaaacgaTATGCATTGTTGACACGAATATCAACCCGTTCAATCTAtcatttttagatcttttaaTATATGCGAGCCATATTTTGACAGGTTATGTTTACTtcctttttacttttctttgttGCAAGTTTGAAATGCTAATTTTGCATGCATGTATTTCCTTATCATCAAAATCAAGATATCTtggctttgaaatattttcttcccaaacgtaaaatttaatacatttttatttagattccattttaaacttttgaactttaagAATTATATTAATTCGATTGTTCTTACCGAATTGCATTGacctttttaaaatcaaattttttagaacctTTGAACACTTTCATATTTAGTGagcttttaatatatacattacttttaataaatatataatatttatttgctgTGATATTAGTTTTAAGTATTCTATTTATTGTGATAtcctttattgttaaaatctgTGCCTTTGTAGAGtccctttaaaagtttataaaattatgtatgtAACTTAAGTATAGTCATCTCAAGTAAATTAAGTCGAAggaataaaacattattattgtattgtattgtatataatatttaacataTAGAATtgataatgataaattttctgaacttTTCTTTAGggtaattttcagtaaaaatttttaacaaacaaaatcttatttttattcagattaattttttgtgtatgattaaatatttaatttacaaaaatggtAACATTTAcctttttggcaaaatttacttcttgttattttttatatctttccggaagtttaatttatttattcatttcaataatcgaaaacatgaaatattgaagaaattatatgtttttcaatttaaggcaaatttttgtcacatgaaaaatttttcataataaaataaaacaaaacaattgcGAAAGAAATTGAAggagttttgcaaaaaatttacatttataattatcgataaaaataatagggAACATGCGCGGACTATTGATAAATATCAATTCGCATACATTATAAATCAAGTTGAACCTTAATGATATATTGGACAGGTTTATGCATATTTTGAcaatgaaaatcattttttgtataaaagcaTTCGCAGAATTGCATCAAATCATCAGTCTCATTTCGCATCTTTTGCAAAgaacaaagaaacaaaaaaaaaccaatcaaaatgaaattcctCGTTGTTTTGTGCGCTGTCTTCGCAGTAGCAATGTGCAAACCAGGTCAAAGCCATGGAGGACATGGCGGAGGCGGCGGCGGAGGTCAAACCTTCCAAGTTTCTGTTCAAGGCGGAGGCGGCGGCGGAGGTCATGCTGCTCCAGCTGCTCCTGCTCCTCCTCCACAAGTAATTCGTGTCATTCAAGAACAAGCTCCTGCTCCTGCCCCAGCTCCATCCCATGGAGGTTCAGGCGGAGGTCAAGTTTTCCAAGTTAAGGTTCAAGGCGGCGGAAGCGGAGGACATGCTGCTCCAGCTGCTCCTGCTCCTCCCCCACAAGTTATCAAAGTTATCCAAGAACAAGCTCCCGCTCCAGCTCCATCTCACGGAGGTTCAGGCGGTGCCGGAGGACAAGTTTTCCAAGTTGCTGTTCAAggagctgctgctgctgctggagCTGGCGCTGGCGGATGGTAAATAACCATCTTTGACTCTTTACTTTCTACAAATGTACCTGAAAGAGCAATATTGTTACATTGAAACCAAATATCATTGTTGAatatacaataaattaaaaattgtatttaaaaaaaagttattgttttttactcttcacgatcaaaaattatagaatgtcgtattgaaagatatgatggttctaaagtttgaaaattgaaaaataaaatatacgtaaaaaaacgtaatttttatattgagagCTTAtgatatgatttttaagcttgaaattgatcaaaaattacaaaacccTCATTTGGATGCTTTTTTGATGTGTTTTCATTCTaaaacttttagaatttttctatttttgtttccATATTTCAcatgcattttttataaattattttaataacaaatattaagcttcaaaaaaacaaaaatgttaatcttgttaaattttaatgaaggaAACGAACGAAGATCTAAAACAggataaatttacatttaatttttgcaacaaagaaaagtaaaaaggaAGTAAACATAACCTGTCAAAATATGGTTCGCATATAttaaaagatctaaaaatgaTAGATTGAACGGGTTAACGTTCGTGTCAACAATAAAAACGTAAACATTCGGAGAATTGCATCAAAACATCAGTCTCGGTTCGCATCTTTTGCAATCGATGGATCTTTTTCGCGATGGATCTTCAAATGTACCTGAAACAGCTCTCTTACTGCCCATGTATTaaccaaaaacattttcaatgtcacaaaagtttttcgaaaaataaatcatatttatgttaaaaattggataaacaactttttaatgttttgactCAAAATGTAAACATCTACTacttccttgaaaaaaaaacacattaaacTACATTTTATTGCACCATTTTAACCTCTCATAAAAATCTACCGAATCACCAAAAGTGTGAATGAAGTTTGActgatgcaaatttttattgataaacttGCAATTTATACACTTTCATTCTCAACTTCATTTTAATGTCATTAACATTTTGTCaagttgacgaaaaaaaaaaagagaaactgATAATGACTTGCTATACGACATCATCACGACGACGCGTGCACATTAACAGAAGCAatcgaaaattctaaaattctcgttttttatgatttttaagaagcaaaaaaaaaattgagcaaaaaaataaaagaaaaccgGAATATCGAAGAGAACCAGATTTCGTTATGCAACTTTATTGCTCGCCGTTGATCCACAAATACACACACGATCGCGCAATTTGAATATATTATGAGAGCGCGAGCTACattaaacacgaaaaaaaaagtttgttagatgaAATTTGATTCGAATTTGGGCAAAATTCGTTTATTATGTAAACGAAcgatttgatcaaataaaattcattaatattctCCTTCTTTATTGAGAgacttttgtgtgtttatcGTGACATCATTTGGAAGATAATGGAAGCGATATGTTGTTTTTAGGctattttcggtattttatgaatattttatttaatttttaggtacTTACTATAAAAGGTATCGGAATAGGATGAACTTGAATGATGGAAAAAACCCTTTTTTACCTTTGATGATCGGAAACTTGTCACTCTAATCTGAACAATGTCAAATTTAACTGCAGCGAAGATGGATGTAATTTTACGAGATTGCATCGTAAACTAGTTTGTAAAGAGTTGtaacacttttaattttttgtataaaagccaaatgtaaaaattatttggtagTTATTTCGATCGCCCTTTTCCGATAAACATAACCCTTCGGttgaattcaaacaaaaaaaaatgaaattcttcGTTGTTTTGTGCGCCATTCTCGCTGTCACATCAGCTGTTCCAACGTTCGGCGGAGGCAAAAAATCCGGCGGTGATGACAAAAAAACCATCATTTTGTTGCCAGCTCCCCAGCAAGGAGGACATGGAGGTCATGGCGGAAGTCACGGAGGACAAGAACAAGTTGTTCGAGTTGTTCATGAACAAGCTCCATCTTCTCATCAAAACTCTGCTGCTCCTCTCGTTGTTCTCTTGAAATCTCAGCAatcgcagcaacaacaagCTCCCGCTCCCCAAGTCGTTCATGTCGTTCAAGAATCTGCTCCTCagcatcatcaacaacaacagcaacaagtCGTTCTCGTAAAACTCCAACAATCACAGCAACACTCTGCTCCTGCTCCCGCTCCTCAAGTTGTTCACGTTGTCCAAGAAGAATCTCATCAACAACATGCTGCTCCAGCTCCCCAAGTTGTCCATGTTAAGCTCCAGCAATCGCAGCAACAACACTCTGCTCCAGCCCCTAAAGTCGTTCATGTTGTGCAAGAAGCTGCTCCTGCTCCCCAAGCTCACAGCCACTCATCTGGACAACAATATGTCGTTAAGCTTGAACAacaaggtaaaaatttgaaaaatttcttaaaaaaatacatttttctttaacttacttttttttatatttagctGCTCCTCAAAACAACGGATGGTAAATAATCCAAAACCCaaattagttcaattttttgttgaaaatacaATGCAGgagtttttttgcattgaattctgttaaataaatgcaataatttaaaaaaaaatataaaaaatgaattttattcttatttgatatttcaagtgaggcaagtgcaattatcaaaaatgtttcatattaatttttttttagttttttaaatcttcaaattttaattttaactttttgtttcattataaaattttaaaaaaaatattatttaataattaaaaataattgaaattatttaatcaaaactaaaaattatttttttgaacttgaagaatttaaaaaaaaacttaaagccaagttgaaaaagttattttccaaatttatttaaaaatattttgaaaatttattcaaaattcaaaattttatttttttataaaaataaaattttttttcaaattttatatgaaacgcttttattttaaaaaattatttttttttatctaaaatttaaataaaaatttaacatttttaatttaatactaaaattaccaaaaacttaatgaaacttaaatttaaattaattttttactttaatttaattttcttaagaatAGGTCAAACATTAATACAAGTTTTTAGCTATTGTACtaaatctttgaatttttcttatttttaaaaaaatatttttttttataaattaaaaaataattttttttttaaattttaaaaattaaaaaatattttttttttataaattttaaaattattaataaatttaattaaattttttaaggtgaCTTAAGCccttaagtttaaataaaaaataaaatttttgaagtaaaagtttttaaaattaaaaaaaagataaaaattgataaaattttcttcaaaattatttttttaaatttttaatattgaaaagggtccaaaataaagtgaaacattttattaaattgcacTTTCCTCATAAATAATGCCAAACGCATAAAACTCTTTAATTAATACATAAATCGTCATTAATTATAGTTTTAGTAGGTCAATAGATGAATTCAAGTTCACTAAAAAGGGCTCAAATCCCCTCCACAATTCAGCTCATCATGTCTCTCAATCGACGTTATTTGTGCGAAAGAGAAGaagagacaagaaaaaaaacgagtttttacccgaaaaagtaataaaatcaataatttatggTTAAGGCGATATATTCGAATATTCAtacgttattaaaaaaaaatatgttcaaaaaaaataaatcttcagCATTTAATCAACCCCAGTATGGCAAAGGTTTGTTCGACGAGCCATAAAGCGGCGAGTTGCTTGATGGCCAAGTCGGCGTGTTCCATGGATTTCCAAGCGAGAATGGAATTGCAATTGACGGTACGCCATTCGTGCCTTGATAATTTGGCGAAATGAGGGAATCTTTCGTCGAGGTAACGTGATGTAACAATGAAGCGGCATCCGATCGTTGGGCAGTTGCGACATGGGCAGCTTCGTGTTctgaaattttatcgaaaaattacatcagatttttgttttgatgatttaacgaaaaaaaactcaccagcTCGTTTAATTTCCTCAGCTGCCATTCGAGCAGCGCCATGTAAGGCTTTTGCCGCAGCAGCTTCTTTTGCTGCagcgattttttgttgttgcgcaTAATTGGATTTTGCGTTCGCGAGACGTTGTTGCGCCAAAACGACAGTTTGGGCTGCTGAAGCACTTTCTTGTCGTTGAATTGCTGAGGaaatttgttgtaattttaattaaaaaaatatttttgtgccgagaaaataaatttaatttacctgCAGCAACTTCTGTCTTTTGTAGAGCTAAAGCAGCTTGTGCTTCCTTTTCACTtgctaatttttgttgtaacaGAACGTTTTCTTTCGCTGCTTGTACTTGTTGCTGTGCGATTAAGACAGAAGCTGATGCTTGCTTTGCTTGTGCAATAATTGCAGCTATTTCCATGGGTGTTGGCGTTGATTTCCaactaattataaaattaaattagaatggaaacaatttttaaaattatttttgttaaataaaaaaattaaaaattttttaagaataattaattttttttttttaattttttaataattgaatttttttaattaattattttattttttataaaattttaattattttttatcaatttttaaaatttattttttcttattttttaatttaatttttttttaatattttatgaatattaattattttaatggaaaaaaatataaataatttttttttatatactaataattaaattcataaaaaatataaaaaataaataatattttttttataaaaataatatttataaaaaatttaaaaaataaataaattttaaaaattatgaaaaattaattcaaatttataaaaaaaaaataactttaaaattaaattaattaattttaaaattcaaaataaaaataaattaaaattttattttaaaaaatgaaataaaaattaatattttatttatttattttttattttattttttttttaattattttaaataattattttttgaaaataatctaaattaaataaaataaataaaaaataaattaaaataaactactCACAAAGACCATGGCGATGTCGAAGTATGATACTTGGAAAGAGATGAAAGCCCAGAATACTCATCAAATTGTGAATTTCCGGGAAAGTAACTATCGAGAGCtctttttgatgttttcttATTGTCCGTTATCTCAACTACTGATGGAAGAACCAAAGGAGCTGCTGTTGTCTTTGGAATATTCGCAGATCGACATGCAGCAACCAAAAGTACGACAAAGAagcaaaataactaaaaaaaaataattttttaaatttattcaaaaaaattgataagaaaaatatttacggtaattttatgcattttttcgcagatttttcgttatttttgcgATTCAATTGATCTTTAAGAGATAAGATTCGATACTGATAAGTCCCTTCAATTGATCATTcttatttatacaattttaacTTGATCCGTAATTTTTACTCcagattgaaaattatttactttcgaCACGTACAAAGCAAAATTATGCAATTATCTTTGATATAATTCTCGATTTGATAATTCAATTACTCTCTAATCACGTATCTTTGATTTCAGATGATTTCGTGTCTTGCTTCAAATTACTTCTTACCTAAAGTATTgcaaatatttcgaaattcTGAAGTGTTCTTCATCATCTTGACTCTTGACAAATTCCAAATAGTCGAAATTGTGTGTTGAATTGACATCATCTTGAGAAAttggttcaaattttaagtagattattatttaaaacggACCAAATTTGCAaacttttacgcaaaaaacgCGAAAAGAAATGCTCGTTTCgcccatttaaataaattatcatgaaTATCCAGTTTTTTGTTCGACAATACGTAagattttgaggaattttgcatggatttcttgaaaattatcaaaaatttcgggaattagaatgaaaaattgtagaaaaaaatttttgtgaagcgtatttttatcgaaatttcataATAGACGACGTTAAAgtgtttataaatattcatgTAGGTGTACTTTCTCGCATCTCTCTTTTGTGCTTTCTTTCGTAACAAATGCGATTATGCGATGCGTTTGCATATTGTTGCAATatacgaaatatttttggcgAATTTGGCGATTTTTGTTACCTgcaaaagttgaataaaaagcAACGCGATCCAGCGAAACGGTATCATTGTCTTCTCTTCGCTTCAATCATACAAAGCTAATCCTACAAAGCTATCTTCATCTATTGTTGTGTATTACCTTCGCTAAATAATACCAAAAATTACGATGAAATTCTTCGTTCTTTGTACCTTATTCGCCGTTGCGATGGCGGGTCAACATCACGGCggtggcggcggcggcggcggtcAAGCTCAAGTCATCGTCGTTCCTCTTGGCggaggcggcggcggcggcggaggCCATTCACATGCCTCTGCTGGAGCTGGCGCAAGCGCTGGACCTCAAATTATCCGTGTTATCCAAGAACAACGTGCTGATGCCAATCAACCAGGACGTGAGTGAttgaatttctgaaatttaaaaaaaaaggtttaaatgggattttaattttttaaaatagctcCACAAATTATTGAAGTTATCAAAACTGGAGGACGTCCCCCCAAGCCAAGAGTaagtataaaagaaaaaaaaatttttttttagcaaaaaaagtttcttaaaaaaatctttagcagtcacatttttttagacaaaaaatttttcaaaaatatttaataattatcaaaaatatttttcaaaatttttttatcaaaaatattttttttaattttttttcaataatattattttgaaattttttatcaaaaatattttttttttaatttttttattaaaaatattttttttttaattttttatcaaaaaatttttttacatttttttattaaaaatattattttaaaattttttatcaaaaatattttttttaaattttttaaaattttatttttttttaaattcaattttaattcaaattcaaatattttatatatttttcatattttaatttttttttcgattttttttttaatttcaaaattcattttaaaaaaatttaaattatttaaaaaaaagaaaagatacTCTAAAATAGAATATACTTactaattataatatttttttttctttttagccaATTATTCTTTTGCAACAACCCCCAAGAACACCCAAACCCGGTCCAATTATTGTCAAAGTCAAGGAACAATTGGCTCCTCCCACTCCTCCAGCTCCCATTATTGTCAAGCTCAAGGATAACGGTCCTCCTCCTCCTCCCCCTGCTCCCATCCGTGTTCATCTCCAAGAAAAGGAAGCTCAACAAGGCGGACATGGCGGCGGTGCTCATGCTGGCGCTTCTGCTGGAGGTCAAGATGTTGCTCAAGCTGCTGCCGTAGCTGCGGTTCAAGCTGCTCTCGCTCAAGGCGGCGGTCAAGGAGGATACGGAGGCGGCGATAATGGAGCTGCTCAAGCCGCTGCTATTGCTGCTGCTCAAGCTGCTGCTTTACAAGGAGGCGCCGGAGGATATGGCGGCGGTCAAGATGCTTCACAAGCTGCTGCTGTAGCTGCTGTTCAAGCTGCTCTTGCTCAAGGCGGAGGCTCAGGCGGATATGGCGGAGGTGATTCGGGTGCTGCTCAAGCTGCTGCCATTGCCGCTGCTCAAGCTGCTGCTTTGGGAGGCTCACAAGGAGGATATGGCGGATCACATGGAGGCCaagatggttctcaagctgctgctgttgctgctgtcCAAACAATCGTCACTCAACAACACTAAATTTTCGAAGAACAATGATCATCTACCAAAAACGCACTATCAAAACTTTCTTTTCACACGATGCATTGCAATTCTGCGACAATGCACTGCTAGctaaattatgtaattttccCTTTATTACTTGTTATATTGTTATATATTTGTTGTATTTATTCTTTCtgagaataaaaattgttacatacattcataaataaaaaaaattattaaaaaaatcaatttttttattatctttaaaaggcttgAAGTCGATCAAAAATggattgaaaattgacttgcaacgTTCATAACGATATTTcatattcattgaaaaaagcgTTATAGGCCTCATAacgttttttagtttttatttaaaaaagcgtTATGGAGCAAatgtgatcaaaaaatatgtgagaAAGGACTTAATATTCACTTccagttataaaatttatcttgctccaaatggatagaaatttatcagagggctctaatttatcatttttaatcattttctaactcaaaattgccaaaaaattgaaactgaaaaaactatgtcaaaaactgtgtcaaagccatttttgtcaaatcttgctccaaatggataaaaatttgtcagagggctctaatttatcatttttaatcattttctaactcaaaactgccaaaaaattgaaattgaaaaaatttttttctttgacatagttttgttttaaaaactaaatcaagagcaaaaaaactgtgtcaaaaactgtgtcaaagccatttttgtcaaatcttgctctaaatggataagaatttgtcagagggctctaatttatcatttttaatcattttctaactcaaaactgtcaaaaaattgaaactgaaaaaaaattttttctttgacatagttttgttttgaaaactaaatcaagagcaaaaaaactgtgtcaaaaactgtgtcaaagccatttttgtcaaatcttgctccaaatggataaaaatttgtcagagggctctaatttatcatttttaatcattttctaactcaaaactgccaaaaaattgaaactgaaaaatatttttttctttgacatagttttgttttaaaaactaaatcaagagcaaaaaaactgtgtcaaaaactgtgtcaaagccatttttgtcaaatcttgctccaaatggataaaaatttgtcagagggctctaatttatcatttttaatcattttctaactcaaaactgtcaaaaaattgaaactgaaaaaaatttttttctttgacatagttttgttttgaaaactaaatcaagagcaaaaaaactgtgtcaaaaactgtgtcaaagccatttttgtcaaatcttgctccaaatggataaaaatttgtcagagggctctaatttatcatttttaatcattttctaactcaaaactgccaaaaaattgaaactgaaaaaatttttttctttgacatagttttgttttgaaaactaaatcaagagcaaaaaaactgtgtcaaaaactgtgtcaaagcaatttttgtcaaatcttgctccaaatggataaaaatttgtcagagggctctaatttatcatttttaatcattttctaactcaaaactgccaaaaaattgaaactgaaaaaaattttttttctttgacatagttttgttttgaaaactaaatcaagagcaaaaaaactgtgtcaaaaactgtgtcaaagccatttttgtcaaatcttgctccaaatggataaaaatttgtcagagggctctaatttatcatttttaatcattttattttctaactcaaaactgccaaaaaattgaaactgaaaaaattttttttctttgacatagttttgttttgaaaactaaatcaagagcaaaaaaactgtgtcaaaaactgtgtcaaagcaatttttgtcaaatcttgctccaaatggataaaaatttgtcagagggctctaatttatcatttttaatcattttctaactcaaaactgccaaaaaattgaaactgaaaaaaaattttttctttgacatagttttgttttaaaaactaaatcaagagcaaaaaaactgtgtcaaaaactgtgtcaaagccatttttgtcaaatcttgctccaaatggataaaaatttgtcagagggctctaatttatcatttttaatcattttctaactcaaaactgccaaaaaattgaaactgaaaaaaatttttttctttgacatagttttgttttgaaaactaaatcaagagcaaaaaaactgtgtcaaaaactgtgtcaaagccatttttgtcaaatcttgctccaaatggataaaaatttgtcagagggctctaatttatcatttttaatcattttctaactcaaaactgccaaaaaattgaaactgaaaaaaatttttttctttgacatagttttgttttaaaaactaaatcaagagcaaaaaaactgtgtcaaaaactgtgtcaaagccatttttgtcaaatcttgctccaaatggataaaaatttgtcagagggctctaatttatcatttttaatcattttctaactcaaaactgccaaaaaattgaaactgaaaaaaaattttttctttgacatagttttgttttgaaaactaaatcaagagcaaaaaaactgtgtcaaaaactgtgtcaaagccatttttgtcaaatcttgctccaaatggatgaaaatttgtcaaagggctctaatttatcatttttaatcattttctaactcaaaattgccaaaaaattgaaattgaaaaatatttttttctttgacacagttttgttttaaaaactaaatcaagagcaaaaaaactgtgtcaaagccatttttgtcaaatcttgctcaaaatggataaaatttgtcagagggctctaatttatcatttttaatcattttctaactcaaaactgccaaaaaattgaaactaaaaaaattttttttctttgacatagttttgttttgaaaactaaatcaagagtaaaaaaaactatgtcaaaaactgtgtcaaagcaatttttgtcaaatggataaaaatttgtc
The sequence above is drawn from the Culicoides brevitarsis isolate CSIRO-B50_1 chromosome 1, AGI_CSIRO_Cbre_v1, whole genome shotgun sequence genome and encodes:
- the LOC134837223 gene encoding skin secretory protein xP2-like — translated: MKFLVVLCAVFAVAMCKPGQSHGGHGGGGGGGQTFQVSVQGGGGGGGHAAPAAPAPPPQVIRVIQEQAPAPAPAPSHGGSGGGQVFQVKVQGGGSGGHAAPAAPAPPPQVIKVIQEQAPAPAPSHGGSGGAGGQVFQVAVQGAAAAAGAGAGGW
- the LOC134837224 gene encoding G-box-binding factor-like, which produces MKFFVVLCAILAVTSAVPTFGGGKKSGGDDKKTIILLPAPQQGGHGGHGGSHGGQEQVVRVVHEQAPSSHQNSAAPLVVLLKSQQSQQQQAPAPQVVHVVQESAPQHHQQQQQQVVLVKLQQSQQHSAPAPAPQVVHVVQEESHQQHAAPAPQVVHVKLQQSQQQHSAPAPKVVHVVQEAAPAPQAHSHSSGQQYVVKLEQQAAPQNNGW
- the LOC134837225 gene encoding uncharacterized protein LOC134837225; translated protein: MHKITLFCFFVVLLVAACRSANIPKTTAAPLVLPSVVEITDNKKTSKRALDSYFPGNSQFDEYSGLSSLSKYHTSTSPWSFWKSTPTPMEIAAIIAQAKQASASVLIAQQQVQAAKENVLLQQKLASEKEAQAALALQKTEVAAAIQRQESASAAQTVVLAQQRLANAKSNYAQQQKIAAAKEAAAAKALHGAARMAAEEIKRAEHEAAHVATAQRSDAASLLHHVTSTKDSLISPNYQGTNGVPSIAIPFSLGNPWNTPTWPSSNSPLYGSSNKPLPYWG
- the LOC134837226 gene encoding circumsporozoite protein-like encodes the protein MAGQHHGGGGGGGGQAQVIVVPLGGGGGGGGGHSHASAGAGASAGPQIIRVIQEQRADANQPGPPQIIEVIKTGGRPPKPRPIILLQQPPRTPKPGPIIVKVKEQLAPPTPPAPIIVKLKDNGPPPPPPAPIRVHLQEKEAQQGGHGGGAHAGASAGGQDVAQAAAVAAVQAALAQGGGQGGYGGGDNGAAQAAAIAAAQAAALQGGAGGYGGGQDASQAAAVAAVQAALAQGGGSGGYGGGDSGAAQAAAIAAAQAAALGGSQGGYGGSHGGQDGSQAAAVAAVQTIVTQQH